A region of Lycium barbarum isolate Lr01 chromosome 1, ASM1917538v2, whole genome shotgun sequence DNA encodes the following proteins:
- the LOC132644815 gene encoding uncharacterized protein LOC132644815 isoform X2 translates to MEEETSLTETSAQFDALEHPLELELQERENEGDNTKEADNQSEDEDEEDEEEEEEEEEEEDGSGEYKFQIGAEMDPLAFTEEDANGLQPYQQFERLEHQYEALAAKKRKALALQPPSEVPAKKVRQEDPQEDGPGATYDEVLEAMNYGMRRRKSRKLKKRGRRKGSKSKVSPELKRKLGDATLHYAHGRYEEAKRVLREVIRLSPNLPDPYHTLGLIYNAMGDKKRAMNFYMLAAHLSPKDASLWKLLVDWSIEQGNRRQTRYCLSKAITADPEDISLRYHRASIYIELGDYQKAAESYEQIARLCPNEVEVLKTAAQLYRKCGEHECSVSVLEEYLKNHPTEADLSVIHLLAVLHMEDNAHLKALDLIECAKQRYFTGKQMPLSLSIKAGICHLHLGHIEEAEIIFSAVHYENASQHPDIVTEVADSLMTLEYYESALKYYMMLEGDDNKNKGYVHLKIAECYVFLRKRVQAIEYFYKAVNELEDSVDARLTVSSILLEEGKDDEAVSVLSPPKESESSVDSSSGKPKTWWLNSKIKLKLCQIYRAKGSLETCVDVIFPLIRETLFLKSVQPKVKVRPRLSKSVLSQRIKVLDDHQADTIFHGFKPVALASDLSKAARARKVLRKKEMLKEAKKAAALAAGASWKSDDSDSESPEHVYQEPPLPDLLKDEEHLCLIVDLCKALISLQRYWDALEIINLCLKLASSTLSVEKKGVLQALGAQVGYNIADPNRGFDCARSIVSEHPYSFAAWNCYYKVISRLDNRNPKHSKFLNNMRIKHKDCVPPIVIAGHQFTTISHHQDAAREYLEAYKLMTDNQLINLCVGSALINVALGFRLQNKHQCVLQGMAFLYNNLRLSGNRQEALYNIGRACHHVGLLSLAVIYYQRVLDTHEDDYPIPKLPNENTDPVENRKPGYCDLRREAAYNLHLIYKNSGAHDLARQTLKDYCTV, encoded by the exons ATGGAAGAAGAAACAAGTTTAACAGAGACAAGTGCTCAGTTTGATGCCTTGGAACATCCCCTGGAATTAGAATTGCAAGAGAGAGAGAATGAAGGAGATAACACTAAAGAGGCTGACAATCAAAGCGAAGACGAAGACGAGGAAgacgaagaagaggaagaagaagaagaagaagaggaagatggAAGTGGGGAGTATAAATTCCAAATTGGAGCAGAAATGGATCCTTTAGCATTCACTGAAGAAGATGCTAATGGACTCCAGCCATACCAACAGTTTGAGCGCCTGGAACACCAATATGAAGCTCTCGCTGCCAAAAAACGCAAAGCTTTAGCCCTTCAACCTCCCAG TGAGGTCCCAGCCAAGAAAGTTAGGCAAGAAGACCCTCAAGAGGATGGTCCTGGAGCAACCTATGATGAAGTATTGGAAGCTATGAATTATGGGATGAGGAGGAGAAAATCAAGGAAG CTCAAGAAGAGAGGTCGGCGGAAGGGATCAAAGAGTAAAGTTAGTCCAGAATTGAAAAGAAAACTTGGTGATGCTACTCTTCATTACGCACATGGCCGTTACGAAGAG GCCAAACGCGTGTTGCGTGAAGTCATTCGTCTTTCGCCAAACCTTCCTGATCCATACCATACACTTGGCCTGATTTACAATGCTATGGGCGACAAAAAGAGAGCTATGAACTTCTACATGCTTGCAGCACATCTTTCACCAAAGGATGCATCTCTGTGGAAGCTCCTGGTGGATTGGTCCAT AGAGCAGGGAAATAGGAGACAGACCAGGTATTGTCTTTCCAAAGCAATAACAGCAGACCCTGAAGACATTAGTCTTAGGTATCACAGGGCTTCAATATATATTGAGCTTGGAGATTATCAAAAAGCTGCAGAGTCATACGAGCAAATTGCTCGTCTATGCCCTAATGAAGTTGAAGTGCTTAAGACAGCTGCTCAG TTGTACAGAAAATGTGGCGAACATGAGTGCTCTGTTAGTGTCCTGGAAGAATACCTGAAAAATCATCCAACTGAAGCTGATTTAAgtgtgatacatttgttagcTGTGTTACACATGGAAGACAATGCACATTTAAAAGCTCTTGATCTAATTGAGTGTGCAAAGCAGAGATATTTTACTGGGAAACAGATGCCTCTTAGTTTAAGTATCAAAGCTGGAATATGTCATCTGCATCTTGGCCATATAGAGGAGGCAGAG ATTATATTCAGTGCTGTACATTATGAAAATGCATCTCAACATCCTGACATAGTTACCGAGGTCGCAGACTCACTTATGACCCTTGAATATTATGAATCAGCTTTGAAGTACTATATGATGCTTGAAGGAGACGACAACAAGAATAAA GGCTATGTACACTTGAAAATTGCTGAGTGTTATGTATTTTTGAGGAAAAGAGTACAAGCAATTGAGTACTTCTATAAAG CTGTAAATGAACTTGAGGATAGTGTTGATGCTCGATTGACTGTGTCATCAATCCTCCTTGAAGAAGGCAAAGATGATGAAGCAGTTTCTGTGCTTTCCCCTCCAAAAGAATCTG AATCTTCAGTTGACTCAAGTTCCGGTAAACCAAAAACTTGGTGGCTTAATAGCAAGATAAAGCTGAAGCTTTGTCAAATTTATAGAGCTAAAGGGTCACTTGAGACTTGTGTGGATGTTATTTTTCCTTTGATTCGTGAGACATTGTTTCTTAAGTCTGTCCAACCGAAG GTTAAGGTGCGCCCAAGGTTGTCTAAAAGTGTTCTATCTCAAAGAATCAAGGTTTTGGATGATCACCAAGCAGATACCATCTTTCATGGCTTTAAGCCTGTAGCTTTGGCATCTGATCT GTCAAAAGCTGCAAGAGCAAGAAAAGTGCTTCGGAAGAAAGAAATGTTAAAGGAAGCAAAAAAAGCTGCAGCTTTGGCTGCTGGAGCTTCCTGGAAAAGTGACGATTCAGACAGCGAGTCTCCT GAGCACGTATACCAAGAGCCTCCACTACCAGATCTTCTCAAAGACGAGGAACACCTATGTCTTATTGTAGAT CTCTGCAAGGCTTTAATATCCTTGCAACGGTATTGGGATGCACTAGAGATCATTAATCTCTGTCTAAAATTGGCATCCAGCACATTGTCTGTTGAGAAAAAGGGGGTGCTGCAAGCTCTAGGAGCCC AAGTAGGATATAACATTGCTGATCCCAACCGTGGGTTCGATTGTGCACGTTCCATTGTCAGTGAGCATCCTTACAGCTTTGCAGCATGGAATTGCTATTACAAAGTAATATCAAG ACTAGATAATCGAAATCCAAAACATAGCAAGTTCTTGAACAATATGCGTATCAAACACAAAGATTGCGTACCGCCAATTGTTATTGCTGGACATCAGTTTACCACGATCAGTCATCATCAAGATGCAGCTAGAGAATATTTAGAAGCTTATAAGCTGATGACAGATAATCAGTTGATAAATCTCTGTGTGG GATCTGCTTTAATAAATGTAGCTCTTGGATTCAGACTTCAGAACAAGCATCAGTGTGTACTACAGGGAATGGCTTTCCTTTATAATAACTTGAGGCTTTCAGGAAATAGACAG GAAGCGCTGTATAATATTGGTCGAGCGTGTCATCATGTTGGTCTTCTTTCTCTAGCTGTCATATATTATCAAAGGGTACTTGACACTCACGAAGACGACTATCCCATCCCAAAGCTTCCTAATGAGAACACAGATCCTGTGGAAAATAGAAAACCAGGTTACTGTGATCTGCGCAGAGAAGCAGCATACAATCTGCATTTGATTTACAAGAATAGTGGAGCACATGACCTGGCAAGACAGACATTGAAAGATTATTGTACAGTATGA
- the LOC132644815 gene encoding uncharacterized protein LOC132644815 isoform X1 — protein MEEETSLTETSAQFDALEHPLELELQERENEGDNTKEADNQSEDEDEEDEEEEEEEEEEEDGSGEYKFQIGAEMDPLAFTEEDANGLQPYQQFERLEHQYEALAAKKRKALALQPPSEVPAKKVRQEDPQEDGPGATYDEVLEAMNYGMRRRKSRKLKKRGRRKGSKSKVSPELKRKLGDATLHYAHGRYEEAKRVLREVIRLSPNLPDPYHTLGLIYNAMGDKKRAMNFYMLAAHLSPKDASLWKLLVDWSIEQGNRRQTRYCLSKAITADPEDISLRYHRASIYIELGDYQKAAESYEQIARLCPNEVEVLKTAAQLYRKCGEHECSVSVLEEYLKNHPTEADLSVIHLLAVLHMEDNAHLKALDLIECAKQRYFTGKQMPLSLSIKAGICHLHLGHIEEAEIIFSAVHYENASQHPDIVTEVADSLMTLEYYESALKYYMMLEGDDNKNKGYVHLKIAECYVFLRKRVQAIEYFYKAVNELEDSVDARLTVSSILLEEGKDDEAVSVLSPPKESELCGSFPESSVDSSSGKPKTWWLNSKIKLKLCQIYRAKGSLETCVDVIFPLIRETLFLKSVQPKVKVRPRLSKSVLSQRIKVLDDHQADTIFHGFKPVALASDLSKAARARKVLRKKEMLKEAKKAAALAAGASWKSDDSDSESPEHVYQEPPLPDLLKDEEHLCLIVDLCKALISLQRYWDALEIINLCLKLASSTLSVEKKGVLQALGAQVGYNIADPNRGFDCARSIVSEHPYSFAAWNCYYKVISRLDNRNPKHSKFLNNMRIKHKDCVPPIVIAGHQFTTISHHQDAAREYLEAYKLMTDNQLINLCVGSALINVALGFRLQNKHQCVLQGMAFLYNNLRLSGNRQEALYNIGRACHHVGLLSLAVIYYQRVLDTHEDDYPIPKLPNENTDPVENRKPGYCDLRREAAYNLHLIYKNSGAHDLARQTLKDYCTV, from the exons ATGGAAGAAGAAACAAGTTTAACAGAGACAAGTGCTCAGTTTGATGCCTTGGAACATCCCCTGGAATTAGAATTGCAAGAGAGAGAGAATGAAGGAGATAACACTAAAGAGGCTGACAATCAAAGCGAAGACGAAGACGAGGAAgacgaagaagaggaagaagaagaagaagaagaggaagatggAAGTGGGGAGTATAAATTCCAAATTGGAGCAGAAATGGATCCTTTAGCATTCACTGAAGAAGATGCTAATGGACTCCAGCCATACCAACAGTTTGAGCGCCTGGAACACCAATATGAAGCTCTCGCTGCCAAAAAACGCAAAGCTTTAGCCCTTCAACCTCCCAG TGAGGTCCCAGCCAAGAAAGTTAGGCAAGAAGACCCTCAAGAGGATGGTCCTGGAGCAACCTATGATGAAGTATTGGAAGCTATGAATTATGGGATGAGGAGGAGAAAATCAAGGAAG CTCAAGAAGAGAGGTCGGCGGAAGGGATCAAAGAGTAAAGTTAGTCCAGAATTGAAAAGAAAACTTGGTGATGCTACTCTTCATTACGCACATGGCCGTTACGAAGAG GCCAAACGCGTGTTGCGTGAAGTCATTCGTCTTTCGCCAAACCTTCCTGATCCATACCATACACTTGGCCTGATTTACAATGCTATGGGCGACAAAAAGAGAGCTATGAACTTCTACATGCTTGCAGCACATCTTTCACCAAAGGATGCATCTCTGTGGAAGCTCCTGGTGGATTGGTCCAT AGAGCAGGGAAATAGGAGACAGACCAGGTATTGTCTTTCCAAAGCAATAACAGCAGACCCTGAAGACATTAGTCTTAGGTATCACAGGGCTTCAATATATATTGAGCTTGGAGATTATCAAAAAGCTGCAGAGTCATACGAGCAAATTGCTCGTCTATGCCCTAATGAAGTTGAAGTGCTTAAGACAGCTGCTCAG TTGTACAGAAAATGTGGCGAACATGAGTGCTCTGTTAGTGTCCTGGAAGAATACCTGAAAAATCATCCAACTGAAGCTGATTTAAgtgtgatacatttgttagcTGTGTTACACATGGAAGACAATGCACATTTAAAAGCTCTTGATCTAATTGAGTGTGCAAAGCAGAGATATTTTACTGGGAAACAGATGCCTCTTAGTTTAAGTATCAAAGCTGGAATATGTCATCTGCATCTTGGCCATATAGAGGAGGCAGAG ATTATATTCAGTGCTGTACATTATGAAAATGCATCTCAACATCCTGACATAGTTACCGAGGTCGCAGACTCACTTATGACCCTTGAATATTATGAATCAGCTTTGAAGTACTATATGATGCTTGAAGGAGACGACAACAAGAATAAA GGCTATGTACACTTGAAAATTGCTGAGTGTTATGTATTTTTGAGGAAAAGAGTACAAGCAATTGAGTACTTCTATAAAG CTGTAAATGAACTTGAGGATAGTGTTGATGCTCGATTGACTGTGTCATCAATCCTCCTTGAAGAAGGCAAAGATGATGAAGCAGTTTCTGTGCTTTCCCCTCCAAAAGAATCTG AGCTCTGTGGTTCATTTCCAGAATCTTCAGTTGACTCAAGTTCCGGTAAACCAAAAACTTGGTGGCTTAATAGCAAGATAAAGCTGAAGCTTTGTCAAATTTATAGAGCTAAAGGGTCACTTGAGACTTGTGTGGATGTTATTTTTCCTTTGATTCGTGAGACATTGTTTCTTAAGTCTGTCCAACCGAAG GTTAAGGTGCGCCCAAGGTTGTCTAAAAGTGTTCTATCTCAAAGAATCAAGGTTTTGGATGATCACCAAGCAGATACCATCTTTCATGGCTTTAAGCCTGTAGCTTTGGCATCTGATCT GTCAAAAGCTGCAAGAGCAAGAAAAGTGCTTCGGAAGAAAGAAATGTTAAAGGAAGCAAAAAAAGCTGCAGCTTTGGCTGCTGGAGCTTCCTGGAAAAGTGACGATTCAGACAGCGAGTCTCCT GAGCACGTATACCAAGAGCCTCCACTACCAGATCTTCTCAAAGACGAGGAACACCTATGTCTTATTGTAGAT CTCTGCAAGGCTTTAATATCCTTGCAACGGTATTGGGATGCACTAGAGATCATTAATCTCTGTCTAAAATTGGCATCCAGCACATTGTCTGTTGAGAAAAAGGGGGTGCTGCAAGCTCTAGGAGCCC AAGTAGGATATAACATTGCTGATCCCAACCGTGGGTTCGATTGTGCACGTTCCATTGTCAGTGAGCATCCTTACAGCTTTGCAGCATGGAATTGCTATTACAAAGTAATATCAAG ACTAGATAATCGAAATCCAAAACATAGCAAGTTCTTGAACAATATGCGTATCAAACACAAAGATTGCGTACCGCCAATTGTTATTGCTGGACATCAGTTTACCACGATCAGTCATCATCAAGATGCAGCTAGAGAATATTTAGAAGCTTATAAGCTGATGACAGATAATCAGTTGATAAATCTCTGTGTGG GATCTGCTTTAATAAATGTAGCTCTTGGATTCAGACTTCAGAACAAGCATCAGTGTGTACTACAGGGAATGGCTTTCCTTTATAATAACTTGAGGCTTTCAGGAAATAGACAG GAAGCGCTGTATAATATTGGTCGAGCGTGTCATCATGTTGGTCTTCTTTCTCTAGCTGTCATATATTATCAAAGGGTACTTGACACTCACGAAGACGACTATCCCATCCCAAAGCTTCCTAATGAGAACACAGATCCTGTGGAAAATAGAAAACCAGGTTACTGTGATCTGCGCAGAGAAGCAGCATACAATCTGCATTTGATTTACAAGAATAGTGGAGCACATGACCTGGCAAGACAGACATTGAAAGATTATTGTACAGTATGA